The Pyrodictium delaneyi genome contains a region encoding:
- a CDS encoding phosphatase PAP2 family protein translates to MSRRLEVGGPENVAGRCNARLALLAVLFSAISAVLTVLELMGLTDNLNYLIFHSIPPQGSVFVRLLSLTASVAAFIVYAAILVVYDIAKFGKLRLQTVALGISLASSMIVVAVLKALLQVPRPGEQPLHYPFLQALLVSDYYAFPSGHTARAVVAAYYIGKRQKPYFRAALWIWAFSVAASRVLLGAHWVSDVIASTAIGLATALIVDCTARYWVRVYNKFLGRIKVLRLSLD, encoded by the coding sequence ATGAGTAGGAGACTCGAAGTGGGTGGCCCAGAGAATGTGGCTGGCAGATGTAACGCTCGGCTGGCGTTATTAGCGGTCCTGTTCTCCGCTATATCAGCTGTCTTGACGGTACTAGAGCTCATGGGTCTCACGGATAATCTGAACTACTTGATTTTCCACTCTATTCCTCCACAGGGATCAGTATTCGTTAGGCTATTGTCTCTAACGGCAAGCGTTGCTGCATTCATAGTTTATGCCGCTATACTTGTAGTTTACGATATTGCTAAGTTTGGTAAATTGAGGCTACAGACAGTTGCGCTAGGCATATCTTTGGCATCCTCTATGATAGTAGTTGCGGTACTGAAAGCACTATTACAAGTACCTAGACCTGGGGAACAACCTCTACATTACCCATTTCTACAGGCACTCCTAGTCTCTGATTACTACGCATTTCCTTCAGGCCATACTGCAAGAGCGGTAGTGGCTGCATACTATATCGGGAAGAGGCAGAAGCCATACTTTAGAGCGGCTTTATGGATCTGGGCATTCAGTGTAGCAGCAAGCCGAGTACTGCTGGGTGCGCACTGGGTGAGCGATGTCATAGCTTCAACTGCTATAGGTCTCGCCACGGCACTTATAGTAGACTGTACAGCAAGGTACTGGGTGCGGGTTTACAATAAGTTTCTGGGAAGAATTAAAGTGTTGAGACTTAGCCTAGACTAG
- the ndhC gene encoding NADH-quinone oxidoreductase subunit A — protein MAYDAIIAVAVVLTVVPLTLLLVYAFLSRVTRGPDHVYKRLRYEAGNPPRGAARIPTIYQYFGYILIFVALDPVFMLLFVLPAAAGGQWLKAVLLSMASVAAILPPIVYAARYARRREYWSLP, from the coding sequence ATGGCGTACGATGCTATAATAGCTGTTGCAGTCGTACTCACAGTTGTGCCCCTCACTTTGCTGCTTGTTTACGCGTTTCTATCCCGGGTTACCCGAGGCCCGGATCATGTTTACAAGAGACTCCGTTATGAGGCAGGTAATCCACCACGTGGAGCAGCCCGGATACCTACCATATACCAGTACTTCGGCTACATACTGATATTCGTCGCCCTCGATCCTGTCTTTATGTTGCTCTTCGTCTTGCCCGCCGCTGCAGGAGGTCAATGGCTCAAGGCAGTACTTTTGAGTATGGCATCAGTAGCCGCTATACTCCCGCCTATAGTATATGCTGCTAGGTATGCCCGCCGCCGTGAGTACTGGAGTCTTCCATAG